ACTAAACCTAGAGTAGCCAAGGAAAATGGAAGGGGAATTGAGTCAATCTCGTTCTACATTAGCATGGTAGCGGGGTTTATTGTCGGTTTTTGGGGAGTTTGTGGCACATTGATAATCAAAACATCATGGAGACATGCTTACTTTCGAAGCTTTGATAATTTGAAAGACAAGATTGCTGTCGGGGTCAAAATTGTTCGCTTGCTCAGGAAGGTCAAGTAGGAGTTGAGGGTATGGGCATTGAAGCTTTCCAGAATATAAACATTTCTGCATTGTAAGTTTAATTTTCATGTTGCTGTAATAATAAATGCTCCAATCTTTACTTGTTAAAGTTAAATATATGGATGATTTTACAATTGTACTTGTGTGAGACATCTTATCTTTATCTGTTATTGCATCCCATTTTTCAATAACCATTTGTCATCATATATCATTATGTTCTCATTCTGGATTTGAATGATGCTGCAACAAAATGGGGAGCAAAAGGTTGGCTAAAGAAGTTCTAACAAATGCACATCAAtcttgaattcaaattttaatatcAAACCATGATTTTATATCCAAACTATGTAAAagtaaattcaaaattttagggATTAATTGCTTCCAACATGGATTAcgcaaccaagaaaaaaaaaaggatttgagctaccaaaaaaaaaaaaatctcgagTTATTGAACCTTTTAACACCAGAATCCAACACATTCCACCTATAGGCTTTAAAGAATGCATGCTTTGATTCCCATCAGCCATCTACACATATATTTGTCAAATGATGAACAGAAAATCCAGATCATCAAACTTGAAAGTTCTGACAGACATTAGAGATAACATTGTTTCCACTTCAAACAATTACTCTTGAGTCAATTGCAGATGGAGCAAAATCATGCATACCATTCACTAATAATTCACATACTCAACTTAATTCCATCCATTCTTACTAGATTTTGAACGCAAAAGCATTTCCATGTAAAATGCAATGATcaccaaaaaaatcaattgatgATAATTCCATAGAATAAGCACAATACTTACCACAAAATGACTGCGAGTAAATTGAGATtaatagtatgaattttccgaTGCTATGCTTAAATTACTTAAATCCAAGTAGAACAAATGAAGGGGAAGAAATCAAAATAGAATAATTAACTGTAAGAATTCTCCTTTTCTACTTAATTTGCGTCTAAAAAATGTAGAGGTTAATTAGAATTCCAGCCGTATACATCACTTAATTCAAAGAGATTCACATAACTAAacccacaaacattttttaatgggtgtaattataaaaataaaaataaaaaatcatatctcttaaatatttaataaatatttcaaatacttttcaaatttgaatgCAAACAATAAATCCCATAGgcttataattttatttcatgaatATGATCACCTCAAGGAATCAATCAACAAACATTATATTAGTTAACTGGAAATTTGCATCTTGAAGACTCCAAGTGTTGTTTTTATGCTCAATTTGTTTcgatataaaataatttctgctagtaaaatattttcgaataaatcattttttcagaaaaaaatttCAGCGTTTGGCTTGCATGAAAAAATTTCCAATGGCAAAAAATGGAATCCAATAACTGCTACCGAAATTCGGCCACGTCCGGTCGCCGTCGACGGATTCCGGCCAGTACAGATTCTGGCTACATCCGACCGGAATCTAGAATCTGGCCTAATACGGCTGGAGTCCGGCTATATGGCCAGAATCTGGCTAGATCCGACTGCTTTGCCAAATTCCGGCCGGACTTCGGCTATACCGGCCGAAGCCATTCAGAATAATTGCCTAAGACGGTTACaactataaaataattgaaatcctCCTCAAATGGTTCTCATTCAAAACAAAAGTCACATTCTTAACGTCCGGTCAGGTCCGGTCAAAATTCGGCCACGTCCGGTCGCCATCGACGAATTCCTGCCAGTACAAATTTTGGCTACATCCGACCGGGATATGGAATCTGGCCTAATACGGCTGGAGTCCGGCTAtatggccggaatctggctagaTCCGACTGGTTTGGCAAATTCTGGCCGGACTTTGGCTGTACTGGCCGAAGTCATTCAAAATAATTGCCTAAGCCGGTTACaactataaaataattgaaatcctCCTCAAATGGTTCCCATTCAAAACAAAAGTCGCATTCTTAACATTGTTCATAAATGACAAAGTAGTCTGTTGTAGCATCttgtttttagttaaaaaaaacaataagaaCTTGAACTTCATAATATATATTCCTAATTCCTCCTGGTAAGGTAAGGGAAGAACTAGGGCTTCCCTAAGTTTTTACACTACTGTGTACTTGCTCCAACACTCTTTGGTAATTAAAAGAGTCAATTGAATAAAGGCACATATGTCGGTATGTCCTCCAATCAACTAAAATTATCTCTATGTGGGTGGGAAAAAAATTCATCCATTGACATTTATAAGTtctgataaaagaaaaaagatagttTACATTCATGTCACTCAACAACTTTCTGAACTTAAATCCCTTGGAAACAAAATCAGAATACAAAAAACACCTATCTTAGAAGTACCAAGATTGCCAACAGGCCACAAGAAGCCATTAATACAGTAGGAGAAAAATGTCAATTACCAAGCATCTGTTATGGAATCAAATATGGTGCTTCCTCCTAATGCCCTTACCACGGCGCTTGCCTTTACCCATCTTGAATTTCCTTTTGGACTTCTTCCCTATTCCACTGGTAGGCTTTAAAGAATGCAAGTTTTGATTCCCATCAGCCATCTCCACATCTGTCAAATGATGAAGAGAAAATCCAAATCATCAAACTTGAAAGTGCTGATAGGCATTAGAGATAATGTTGTTTCCACTCACTCTGAGTCAATTGCAGATGGAGCAAAATCATGCAGTATATTCACATACTTGAGTTCCATTCTTACTATATTTTGAATGCAAAAGCATTTCCATGTAAAATACAATGATcaccaaaaaaatcaacttaTGATAATTCCACGAATAAGCAAAGTCACCACAAAATGACTGTGAGTGAATTGAGATCAATATTATGAATCTGACCATGCTATTCTTAAATTACTTTAATCCAAGTAAAAAAATGAAGGGCAGAAAATGAAAGTAGCAAAATTAGTTTCAAACAGAATCATAGCATATAACTGCAAGCACCTATTCTATGTTTAGTTGCCAAGAAAGCAGAAGCAAGAAAGCCATTAGTACAATTATTAGAAAATCAATGGCTCTGTTTGTTAAACTTCACGTTTTCTGTTCtcataacaaaaatattaacaaacaacccatACACAAAACAAtcctcaaaacacaaaatagaaGGTAGAATGGAGCAATCCAACATAGAAACTAGCATAGCACGGTTCCATCAGTACAaagcttccttcttctttttctcccccTTTGCCTTTTCTGAATATTGAGGAATCAGAAGGGGCATCATCCGATCATTGTATAATAGTTGAAACATGTCGTTATAGTAGAACGCGAATAGTGGTGTTGATGTATTGGTGGGTAATGGGTTCTACATCAATAACCAAAATGGGCTACACACAAAATCGCCAACTAGCATGAAAAAACCCAATTACAAAAGCACACAATTTTGTAAAACTACAAACTACCACTCACAACACAATCAACAATTGGGAAATATTGAATACCAGGCGAATCATTGAACTCCAGAAACAGGAtaataagcatatatatatatatatatatatatagagagagagagagagaggttaccCATAGCGTTTGTGGTTGTAGTGGTATCGGTACTGGTAGAAGAGGGACGGGCGGGGAGCTTAGGGGCGGCGAGGGCAGCCTCCTGAGCAGCGAGCTTAGCGGCGTCTTTGTTGTCGTAGAAGGGCTCCACTATCTCTCGCCGAATCGCTCGAagcctcttctctttcttcGACCTCATTGACTTCGCCatcgcttcttcttcttcttcttcaaccacCGCCTTCGCTTCTCTTTCGCTTTGTCTCCCGGAGGCGTTAgggtttataaaataaaagagggtTATGAGTTCTGGATTCGCCTATGCCTATGAGAGCGTCAGAAAGGGCCCATTTGGCTGCTTCGGAGCTTGTCCTCCTCTCTAAAGACAAGCATATTCCTGCTCcactagagtttttttttttttttttttttttttttttttttttttttttgttcttttcttttctttttccccgtatgtttggttgaaaaaaaaaattgctagaattACTCTTTTACAATTTGGTGACACGTGTTATTATATAATTGgagatcattaaaaaaatgaaaaactttacttataactcttAAACTTTCATCtcttttgaaataaggtacctaaactttaaaacgtttcAATTTACAGTatctgttttttaaaaagtttcaatttcagTCATTTGTTacaattttccattaaatcttgtcaaaattttcaaaatacttctttttttttagaaaaaaataaaaaatgctataatttaggtattggttagaagttaacgaaatttgcaaaaatactcatgcttgaatctttgaaattttttataaatattttttaaaaaataaacacaatgatattttgaaaattttaataggattttaaaataaaaaaattctaacgaatgacTGAGAttaaaactttctaaaaaattaataacctaaattaagacgttttaaagtttaagtatcTTCTTTAAAAAAGGTGAAGATTCAAgaattataagtaaagttttctcttaaaaaaataataatgacttCAATCATTTACTGTCATGTGTAAAAAAGTTGCAAGTATAacattattcaaattaaaatagttTTCACGGAACTTGAGATACAATGACTCTtctttttggtgatttttattattaaaaaaacaataatcgACATTCAAACTCAGGCTCAAATCACTTatctttctaattatttttgttgtcaCTACCGTATAATTTTTGCTATTCGCATTGTTGTTGATGTTATTTTATCCGCTATGCAAGTGAACTACTATCATGACATAATTAAGGTCTCTAATTGACAAATGCTTTCTTCTCTTCAACATTACAAATAAAGATCGAAAACCCCCAAAAACTGATTGATTGAGATGCACTGTTTGAGTCTGTTTCTATGTGGGTACGTACTACTGCTCAGTGCTCATGCCTTGCCAATGAACTCTACATCAAACAAAAGAACCGAATCTGGAGGAATAATACAAGAACCTGCAACATACAAAATCAGCAGAAAAAACTTAAGATATTGCCACTGTTGAATTAAGCTAATTTTTTACATGTATAAGGAAATTTAGGCATGAAGAAATTGTGTTGTAAAAGATGACTGCTTACCTCCTTTGCACCCAGCCCCTCTGATGCCGTATGCAAGTTCTGGAGGAAGCTTTAGTGTGCGTTTTCCCCCTAAATTAAGCAAGACcaaataaactttaaaaagtgtgctacaaaattaaattacaatgaaaaaagaaattggaatTTTCATGGATTCTTTCTCTTTGTACCAGCAAGCATTGGGGGGATTCCATCACCTCCTAGAATGCCTTGGTCCCAGCCCTTGATGACCTATAATAACATCcatgaaaatcaacttttgAGTATGATGTTCAcatatttaaaatcacaaagcCATAACTAAGCAACCCATAAGAAAACAGAGGCCACTTCTCAGCCTTCAGGAAAATCCCAAGCTAGCAGATGATTGTTGTATATACCTCACCAACGCCGATACGAAATGAAAGAGGCGTTCCACGATTGTAGCTGCTGTCAAAAACCTTCCCATTCTCCAATTTCCCAACATAATGTGCCTGTTCATCAGTTCATCCACTGAATCATACCACTTACGACATTCCAAAAACTGTGTTTTTAAGCACTTGATCAATTGCATACATACATACTTAGAATGCAATTATTTTGATCTCCAAATAATCTGGAAGCttagaaaagaaagataaatctATATATCACCTTAATGAGCTGTCCCTTGACAGCCTCAGGGCCAGTTCCTACAACTTTATCGCAGAAGGCAAGGCCTGAGGGAGCTACTGTGAGCTGACATGGAGCCGCGTCGGCTGCTGCAATGGCTTCGGGTTGCAAGAGAACATCAAGAAAGCAAAAAGAGAAGCCGAAACCAAGCGCTTCTCTTCTCCCGAGGAGAGCTGGGTTCACCTTTTGTTGGAGTAGAGGAGCCGAAGAGCTACTACTCTGCTGGGACTGGCTTGAGAAACTGATGTTTGATGTTTCTGTTGAACCAAAACTTTTTATGGGTAGTTTTGTGCTGGCAGTGCTAAACTTTCTGGGATTCACAATCCCGACTGAGAATGCCAGTGAGCTCATCTCCACTCCTCTGGACCAACCAGTTCTTTGAAAGAGATAAAAACAGGATAGGCTTCAGCAAGAATAAAAGTGGGATTGTGACAAAATTCTATCAAATATCCGATCCAATGTAATGGGCTAGGCTGCCCCAACTGGCCTATTTGACCCATTAGGAGCCCACCATTGCTCGAACTCTAAGCCCAAGGTGTAGATGAACAATTCATACAACTGAGCGGGGCATTGATTTCTGACggacaaaaagaaataaacaaaaaaaaaaaaaaaaaagaacaaagaatagGGTGAGACATGGTCCACATGGAGCTTTCAGTGcggtctcttttcttttttctttttttcttttttttgggtaagtacagattttataaataacattgCGGTATCTTTCAATGACTGATGTAAATCCATGGAGATTAAGCTTCGGCATAATCATATGGCGGTGGCCGTGAGTGCATCACGGTGTGGGTTCAAAGTAACATGTTTGTAACAAGGGAATACATATTCCTAAAGCCAAAACTGTCGCTGCCAAGTAACAAGGGGAATTGAACCTCTCAGAGTCATGAACATTGTTTGGATAGAAAACATACAAGAAGCGTTTATGAAGATGAATAAACGTTTATAAAAGTTGGTACAAACCAGAAGATTGCTTGAAACAAACTTCAGTTAATGgaagacaaataaataaacgtatataaaagttacattaaaaataaatttagtgACCAGGGACCATGTATCAAGAAAAAAGTGGTGCCAGTACTGTATTCCAAAATGTAGCATTTTCAAAGCCTTTGATCACTGTCATAGAGTAGAAGCTACTAGAACTCCTTTTTCCTTATTCCACTTCTTCATCTACAATACCAACtaaaagaattgaaaagaaCTTCTGGTGTTGATAATTCTCTTGATCCGAATGCTGATCCAAGAAATATCGAAGCTCAATCTATGGCGATATTGTTGTTAATAGTCTCATCATCTCAATAGAGTTTCCCAAGGACAGATAAAATAGTGAACTTTCCATTACAGGCTTCTTATAAAACTGGAGCCCCTAGCCTTCTTCACATTTTCTTTGGCCATTAATTTCCTCAACCTCTCTGCTTCATCCCACTTCTCACCCAAAACATACAAATCACAAATAAGGGAATAAACCCCTCCATCATTCTCTGGCTTTACCATCCCCAAGACCTGATCAATTACTCTCTCAGCCATCTCAAATTGCTTATGCTCCCTGCAAGCTGACAAGAACGACCCCCAGACAACAATATTGGGTTCAAATCTCATTGTCCTAATAATTTCATGAGCTTCTTCTAATAGCCCTGCTTTACCTAGCAAATTGACCATGCACCCATAATGCTGGATTCTTGGCTCGAAGCCACATTCTTCTATCATCTTGAAATATTTGCGGCCCTTCTCGACTAATCCTGTATGCACACATGCACTAAGAATCCCTGTGATAGTCAATTCGTTGGGTCTTACACCAGCTTTTTGCATCATCTCAAACAAAGATAATGCTTCTTTGCTGCAGCCATGTTGTGCTGACCCACAAATCAATGCAGTCCAAGTCATGACATTCCTTTCTGGCATCAATTCAAAAACCCAGCAGGCATTCTTCATGAAGCCGCACTTGGCATACATCTCAACCAAAATTGTACCAAGTTCCACATTCAACTCCCACCCATTCTTCGCGATAAACCCATGGACTGATTTCCCCACCAATAATCCAAGAGAACCCATGTGAGCACACCCCGATAGAACTGATCCTACAGTCACTTGGTCAGGTTTCGAACTCTCAGTCGCCATCATTTCTCGAAAGAGCGCTAAACCATGCTCATAATTACCACAATTCACGTACGCAGCTATCATGGCAGACCATGACGCAACATCCCTCAGGGGCATTTCCTCAAAAGCTGCACGCGCTCTCTCCACATCCCCCAATCTCGAATACCCAGAAATCATCGTATTCCACGTTACTGTATTTCTCTCCGGCATTTCTTCAAACAGTCCACAAGCATTCTCAAACGACGTGACAACATAAGCGTGCAAAAGAGAGGTGGCGACGTAGACGTGGGGACTGAAACCTAGTTTCACAATGTGGGCATGGATATGTTGAATAACAGTGAGATTCTGCAACGGGGTACAAGACTTTAGTGTGAAGAGTATCGAGAAACTATCAATGGGTACAGATAAGCGATGCATTTTTGAGTATAGATATAAGGCTTCGCGGGAAGAAGCAGCATTTTTGATAGCCAATGCCCATGAGTTCAAGCTTTTGATGGACCAACAAGCCAACTGATTGGTGTGCTTGAGTAGGTGATGGGAGAGACTGACTAGCATGGCTAGCCTCGGTTAATCGTCTACTTCCAATCCGTTCAAGAAATAGGACATGTGTCAAATTGAGCTGACACACACCAAAACTTTAGCATCAGGATTCTCTCCCGTTGATTTTTAATCCGGAAGGAGCCGGtcctttataaatataaatatttttgtaattttacaccatgtaaaattataaaaatagcCTTTTATATAAAGAACTGGCTCGTTTTCAGTTCCTCTCAACTAGAGAGGATCTTAATTTTCAAAACTTTGTTATTACAGGAGTACTGATTACATGCTCTTAAAGCCTTTGTTATTAGGCACTAAGCGGTTGAATAAGGATAAACTAATGCTACTTTTCTCATCCGTTTTACATCGACTATTATGatatgttttaagtgacttttatGTCAgccatttaaacaaataataataaataaataaaaaatcatttaaacaaGTTACGTCAAccgatatatataaaatatgtggGAAGAATAGTATTACTCTTAATCATAATACCATTTATGATGGACCAACAAGGATAAATTAAGGTCTTCTTGATTAGATGGTAGTGTGAGGGAGCAATAGGAGAAGATGACTTATTGACTTGGCTTCAATTTAGCATATGATACGTCTAATTGTTtatataaacaagaaaaataaaagaaaaacttagaATTAAGGATTGAATTAAAGGTCCAATTGAAAGGAGCAACTAGGCAAAAATGTTCTATTATGAAAGCGATTTCTTCAATTAGAGGTGATacactaatttattttttcaaaataccctttttcAGTGCACAAAGAAAACCATTCAAATTTGTCATCTCTTGCTAGCCATTACCCTGCCCAGCCAATCACCACTCAATGCCCAACATCACCAACCGTTGGTTGCCACCGAGCGTAGTCCACTGCCGACCACCGTCTGTCGTCATCTCTAACGACCCTCCATCATCATTGGCTGCTAACATCTTTGAAGGCCCTCTGTTATCATCGCGCACCATAAGTCGTTGTCTCTGATGACCCTCCATCATTAGTGGTCAACCCAAAGAAGTTGTTGGCCACCAATGAGGGAGACGGCATGCAAATGgtttttttgtacaaaacaaaaaagaataattattgtgagatattatttttataagtaaaggtATTTTGAGAAATTTGATTCCATCCCaattaagaaattttgttattcTTGTATTGTTAccaaacaaaatgaatataaataatcattccattTCGGCTTATTGTATTTCTGATAATACTTAACTTATAGAGCAATGTTTGCTTTCAttcttttgcatatttattgttcatttttatgcaaatttattattgaatctCTAAGacgccaaaaaataaaaaataaaaattagagcaGAGTAGAGAGAAAAGCCACTGGGCCTTGAATGAACTAATCTAGTGTCATCCAATAGGCCTATCAATTGCCCATGCCAATTTGGTTTCGGTAAACTTCTCATCTAGCccaaaaaagtaaataaatctGTGATTCGAAGCCCAATTAtaaattgaatttctttttaaattattccaATTTTAAATTACAGGTAAATTTCCTCGCAACTTGGCTATTGTTCTCCTCAAGAACACTCAATGTTCTTTTAGCCTTTTCATTTGCCTCCCCCATCGGGTAAtgttgggtttttttcttttctttttcctctttgtatCTAACGAATAAAAAAGAGGAATTATTTCGACTTCTTCTTTGTCTAATGAATAGGCTTAGGGTAGCTACACAATGAGGTAATTCTCTCATTTCTTTAAATCTCCTGTTGTGAGTGGAATTCAATCGTAGATCTTTGATACGTCATCATCAAGAGAGACTTCTATCTTATCTTCATGTTGATGATCAGgataatttttcttaatttcttttctttgcttaattaatttagacATCAAGACACTAATtgaatttcttttcttataaGAAAGCTCAAATTATCATGACATGTTTGAGGTTTATGTTAAAACTtagaaaatgacatttttcaatTGGGCTAGCATATATCGACCAAAAAGCGACGCAAGGAATTAATGTGTGCGGGTCACGGATGTGACTTGTTGGAACAAAATTTCCCAGATAGAGAGACATAAACATagtaaaactaataaaaaattatatagttaATCAAACAATATAAGTCATGTAATGGCAATATCATAATCTATTTAATAATGTGCATTAATTTCCTTATACATTCATTTGAAGTGTAAACTTTGATT
This DNA window, taken from Alnus glutinosa chromosome 5, dhAlnGlut1.1, whole genome shotgun sequence, encodes the following:
- the LOC133868658 gene encoding uncharacterized protein LOC133868658; translated protein: MAKSMRSKKEKRLRAIRREIVEPFYDNKDAAKLAAQEAALAAPKLPARPSSTSTDTTTTTNAMDVEMADGNQNLHSLKPTSGIGKKSKRKFKMGKGKRRGKGIRRKHHI
- the LOC133869412 gene encoding peptidyl-prolyl cis-trans isomerase FKBP13, chloroplastic isoform X1, encoding MSSLAFSVGIVNPRKFSTASTKLPIKSFGSTETSNISFSSQSQQSSSSSAPLLQQKVNPALLGRREALGFGFSFCFLDVLLQPEAIAAADAAPCQLTVAPSGLAFCDKVVGTGPEAVKGQLIKAHYVGKLENGKVFDSSYNRGTPLSFRIGVGEVIKGWDQGILGGDGIPPMLAGGKRTLKLPPELAYGIRGAGCKGGSCIIPPDSVLLFDVEFIGKA
- the LOC133869412 gene encoding peptidyl-prolyl cis-trans isomerase FKBP13, chloroplastic isoform X2, with the protein product MSSLAFSVGIVNPRKFSTASTKLPIKSFGSTETSNISFSSQSQQSSSSSAPLLQQKVNPALLGRREALGFGFSFCFLDVLLQPEAIAAADAAPCQLTVAPSGLAFCDKVVGTGPEAVKGQLIKAHYVGKLENGKVFDSSYNRGTPLSFRIGVGEVIKGWDQGILGGDGIPPMLAASSRTCIRHQRGWVQRRFLYYSSRFGSFV
- the LOC133869305 gene encoding pentatricopeptide repeat-containing protein At5g66520-like, with product MLVSLSHHLLKHTNQLACWSIKSLNSWALAIKNAASSREALYLYSKMHRLSVPIDSFSILFTLKSCTPLQNLTVIQHIHAHIVKLGFSPHVYVATSLLHAYVVTSFENACGLFEEMPERNTVTWNTMISGYSRLGDVERARAAFEEMPLRDVASWSAMIAAYVNCGNYEHGLALFREMMATESSKPDQVTVGSVLSGCAHMGSLGLLVGKSVHGFIAKNGWELNVELGTILVEMYAKCGFMKNACWVFELMPERNVMTWTALICGSAQHGCSKEALSLFEMMQKAGVRPNELTITGILSACVHTGLVEKGRKYFKMIEECGFEPRIQHYGCMVNLLGKAGLLEEAHEIIRTMRFEPNIVVWGSFLSACREHKQFEMAERVIDQVLGMVKPENDGGVYSLICDLYVLGEKWDEAERLRKLMAKENVKKARGSSFIRSL